The following proteins are co-located in the Sporolactobacillus pectinivorans genome:
- the comGF gene encoding competence type IV pilus minor pilin ComGF, whose amino-acid sequence MRNQNGFTLISMMLALSIFTVALILAGSLLHMVSSRFKDDLSVQKEINLFFAQTATELHLSDAVSTSPDHQKLFIEKGNEKVNYERSNPQRVIRLVSGQGYEIVLQHVKSIRFDSDGRFLAIQITDSNNRQFFWADMLYKKRGAANESAP is encoded by the coding sequence ATGAGAAATCAAAACGGATTCACCCTCATCTCAATGATGCTTGCCCTTAGTATCTTCACTGTTGCACTGATTCTCGCGGGTTCACTTTTGCACATGGTGTCCAGCCGTTTTAAAGACGACCTGAGTGTGCAGAAAGAAATCAACCTTTTCTTTGCGCAGACAGCCACCGAACTGCATTTATCGGACGCTGTAAGCACCTCACCGGATCATCAGAAACTTTTCATTGAAAAAGGAAACGAAAAAGTAAACTACGAACGTTCAAATCCGCAACGAGTCATCAGGCTTGTCAGCGGGCAGGGTTATGAAATCGTTCTGCAGCATGTCAAAAGCATCCGTTTTGACAGCGATGGACGCTTTTTAGCTATTCAAATCACCGACAGCAACAATCGGCAGTTTTTCTGGGCAGATATGCTGTACAAGAAAAGGGGGGCTGCAAATGAAAGTGCACCATAA
- a CDS encoding 5-formyltetrahydrofolate cyclo-ligase produces MNLKKKQMRNQILHELSIMDEQLFQKKCMMIRDRLFKEKAWIESRYIALTLSVGREVETAAIISRAWAEDKAVAVPKCNPADKTLTFYRIKSFRELEFGFYGLLEPKPSETSVVPDLALDLAIVPGVVFDRNGYRIGYGGGYYDRFLAHYHGKTVSLLLEAQLAESVPVESHDRRIELLITEQRTSKTKALSPLNENGEDESD; encoded by the coding sequence ATGAATCTAAAGAAGAAACAGATGCGTAATCAGATATTGCATGAATTAAGTATCATGGATGAACAGCTTTTCCAAAAAAAATGCATGATGATCCGAGACCGTTTATTTAAAGAAAAGGCCTGGATCGAGTCCCGGTACATCGCTCTTACGCTTTCTGTCGGAAGAGAAGTGGAGACGGCTGCCATTATCTCAAGAGCCTGGGCGGAAGATAAGGCGGTTGCCGTCCCAAAATGCAATCCAGCAGACAAAACGCTGACCTTTTATCGAATAAAGTCGTTTAGAGAACTGGAATTCGGCTTCTACGGTCTATTAGAGCCGAAACCGTCTGAAACCAGTGTTGTTCCTGATTTGGCGCTTGATCTCGCCATTGTTCCGGGAGTAGTTTTTGACCGCAACGGTTATCGGATCGGTTATGGCGGTGGTTACTATGACCGTTTCCTCGCCCATTATCATGGAAAAACAGTCTCGCTTTTATTGGAGGCGCAGCTGGCTGAAAGCGTTCCTGTTGAAAGCCACGACCGGAGGATTGAATTACTGATTACTGAGCAGCGGACCTCGAAGACAAAAGCACTGTCACCATTGAATGAAAACGGAGAGGATGAGTCAGACTAA
- a CDS encoding peptidoglycan D,D-transpeptidase FtsI family protein → MAKKTVKNRGTKNNLLLRMNILFLTVFLAFAGLIIRLGYVQIVNGQHYKNALNANQYQTASIDSTRGKIVDANGVTLADNKAELAIMYVRNAGLDDSKNLAIAEKLSKLITMDSKAVGLVSQRDKEEYYVLTRYKNLQLAYNAFLTTKEQKYYINNNNPAQEYSLLLSRIPNKDLTGFTAHDYQVMAIEHDFNQASNLNPYIVKRGLSVNDKEYVDVVDHLSEFNGTIQTADVSSRTYIKNVPFYVGQMGPIPADKLNTYLTEGYSQNAQVGISNLEEQYESYLRGIPMQLTYRTKNGIPVGNPTVKEGQRGDDIQLTVDSRLQNQLTQILQTNIKAARAMSGNGQNNSAYAVVMNPKTGAILAIGGQQLVNGKFIDASNEAINAQFEMGSAVKGGTELTGYRYGAMPSSFYDMPIWYPDMSTGGQHRMFTSWEGASGLGLQTPEQALAHSSNVFMAKIASNLAGITLTPAGGHYNATLPAATSPQFIKAVDEMRNGYAELGLGVKTGIDLPVEGTGYNGGMPTQSGLIHQFAIGQFDTYTPLEMVQYISTIANGGYRVQPHLLGSVHAPGADPNTLGPTVYTFKTNVLNTIDNTQHDIQRVKNGLYLVTHEIGATASMLGTGANVKYKIAGKTGTAQIDPNNLSLYNETLVSYAPYDNPQIAVAVVVPKVEVGHQNEQIALDIYQYYDQLYHYTSQKGN, encoded by the coding sequence TTGGCTAAGAAAACGGTAAAAAACAGAGGCACAAAAAATAATCTGCTTCTGAGAATGAATATCTTATTTCTGACAGTTTTTCTCGCTTTTGCGGGATTGATTATTCGTCTGGGCTATGTCCAGATTGTGAACGGTCAACATTACAAGAACGCGCTTAATGCGAATCAATACCAGACAGCAAGCATCGATTCGACCCGCGGAAAAATTGTGGATGCAAATGGTGTGACACTGGCTGATAATAAAGCGGAACTCGCCATCATGTATGTTCGCAACGCCGGGTTGGATGACTCAAAAAATCTTGCTATTGCGGAGAAACTTTCAAAGCTGATTACTATGGACAGCAAGGCAGTCGGCTTGGTGTCGCAGAGGGACAAAGAAGAATATTATGTCCTGACCCGTTATAAAAATCTGCAGCTGGCCTATAATGCTTTTTTGACTACGAAGGAACAGAAATATTATATAAACAATAACAATCCTGCTCAGGAGTATTCACTGCTTCTCAGCCGCATTCCGAATAAAGATCTGACAGGATTTACAGCTCATGACTATCAGGTTATGGCTATTGAGCATGATTTTAATCAGGCGTCGAACCTTAATCCATATATCGTAAAACGGGGCCTCAGCGTTAACGATAAAGAATATGTGGATGTTGTCGATCATCTGAGCGAATTTAACGGAACGATTCAGACGGCTGACGTGTCTTCCCGGACTTATATCAAAAACGTGCCCTTCTATGTCGGGCAAATGGGGCCGATACCTGCTGATAAACTCAATACCTACTTGACTGAAGGGTACAGCCAGAACGCTCAGGTAGGCATCAGCAACCTTGAAGAACAGTATGAATCATATCTGCGCGGCATACCAATGCAACTGACTTATCGGACTAAAAATGGCATCCCTGTCGGTAATCCGACAGTTAAAGAGGGGCAGCGCGGTGATGACATTCAGCTTACCGTTGACAGTCGGCTGCAGAATCAACTGACGCAGATTCTGCAAACAAATATCAAAGCAGCCCGTGCAATGTCTGGTAACGGTCAAAATAACAGTGCTTACGCCGTCGTCATGAATCCGAAAACCGGTGCGATTCTTGCCATCGGCGGGCAGCAGCTTGTCAATGGCAAGTTTATTGATGCCTCTAATGAAGCCATTAACGCACAGTTCGAAATGGGTTCCGCGGTTAAAGGTGGCACTGAACTGACAGGCTACCGTTATGGTGCCATGCCTTCCTCTTTTTACGACATGCCAATATGGTATCCTGATATGAGTACAGGAGGGCAGCACCGGATGTTTACATCCTGGGAAGGAGCAAGCGGACTGGGTTTGCAGACTCCGGAGCAGGCGCTTGCTCATTCCTCCAACGTGTTTATGGCCAAGATTGCATCCAACTTGGCGGGCATTACTCTAACACCGGCGGGCGGTCATTACAATGCGACTTTGCCGGCGGCGACCTCCCCCCAGTTTATTAAAGCAGTGGATGAAATGCGGAACGGCTATGCCGAATTAGGTTTGGGTGTAAAAACAGGTATCGACCTGCCCGTTGAAGGAACTGGATATAACGGCGGCATGCCTACACAATCAGGTCTTATTCATCAGTTTGCGATTGGGCAGTTTGATACGTATACACCACTGGAAATGGTTCAGTATATTTCAACGATCGCGAACGGCGGCTATCGCGTGCAGCCTCATCTGCTTGGTTCTGTCCATGCACCGGGTGCTGATCCAAACACGCTTGGCCCGACCGTTTACACTTTTAAAACTAATGTGCTGAATACGATTGACAATACGCAGCATGACATCCAAAGAGTCAAAAATGGTCTTTATTTGGTGACTCATGAAATTGGCGCCACTGCATCAATGTTAGGAACGGGAGCTAACGTAAAATATAAAATTGCGGGCAAGACCGGTACTGCACAGATTGATCCGAATAATCTAAGTCTGTATAATGAAACGCTTGTTTCTTATGCGCCTTATGACAATCCGCAGATCGCCGTAGCTGTTGTTGTGCCGAAGGTGGAAGTAGGGCACCAGAACGAGCAGATCGCGCTGGATATTTATCAATACTATGACCAGCTCTATCATTATACAAGCCAGAAGGGGAATTGA
- the rpmG gene encoding 50S ribosomal protein L33, protein MRVKVILENTETGDRDYITTKNKQKNPDRLELKKYSPKLRRYAIYRETK, encoded by the coding sequence ATGCGTGTTAAAGTAATTCTTGAAAATACAGAAACTGGCGATCGCGATTACATCACAACGAAAAATAAGCAAAAGAATCCGGATCGGCTGGAACTGAAGAAATACAGCCCGAAGCTGAGAAGGTATGCGATTTATCGCGAAACGAAGTAA
- a CDS encoding site-specific integrase — MKEVSLNIRFRRGSYAYRVRFTDEMGKAHEKSQGGFKRERDAKNAGRSIVRKLEDGLKINHYYTIKNFGEFFRKTYKKGKVEYETEHSYEVAFNLLNEEYGKLHLEKFNSVMYQTFINKALETHELSTVRTYHTKYRSLFKRAVKLNLIDEDPTEDAVIKKIENPNEKKEKKMILEYEELPAFIKSVMQEDLMYQVLFILALNSGMRIGELAALTWDDIGHLDDKDKLAEINISKSAFRQRNEGNKVKGPKTNSGFRVIELDKITTSYIRKWKKEQEKQNFEYGVRTPLVFTASDHRSYLVKQTVHKRLQQVCERAKIEQISIHKLRHTHCVMEIDSGADWEYVRKRLGHKNVTVTMNVYHHCSNHIAKASFSKYNEFMGQIWGKSPVNL; from the coding sequence ATGAAAGAAGTCAGCCTGAATATCCGCTTCAGGCGTGGATCATATGCCTACCGAGTACGGTTCACGGATGAAATGGGAAAAGCGCACGAGAAAAGTCAGGGAGGATTTAAGCGAGAACGCGATGCTAAGAACGCCGGCCGAAGCATTGTTCGCAAGCTTGAAGATGGGTTGAAAATAAATCATTATTACACAATAAAAAACTTTGGTGAGTTCTTCCGTAAAACATATAAAAAAGGCAAAGTGGAATACGAAACGGAACACAGTTATGAGGTTGCATTCAATTTATTGAATGAAGAATACGGAAAACTGCATCTGGAAAAATTTAATTCAGTCATGTATCAAACTTTCATCAACAAAGCGCTTGAGACTCATGAATTATCAACGGTACGCACCTACCATACGAAATATCGTTCTCTATTCAAGCGTGCCGTCAAATTGAATTTGATTGACGAAGATCCAACCGAAGACGCGGTCATCAAAAAAATTGAGAATCCTAACGAGAAAAAAGAAAAGAAAATGATTCTGGAATATGAAGAATTGCCGGCGTTTATTAAATCGGTTATGCAGGAAGATCTGATGTATCAGGTCCTTTTCATTTTAGCGCTAAACTCCGGCATGCGTATCGGAGAATTAGCCGCTTTAACTTGGGATGATATTGGCCATTTGGATGATAAGGATAAGTTAGCTGAAATCAACATAAGCAAGTCTGCCTTCCGACAACGAAACGAAGGAAACAAAGTCAAAGGACCAAAGACAAATTCTGGATTTAGAGTTATAGAACTGGACAAGATCACCACTTCATATATTAGGAAATGGAAAAAGGAACAAGAAAAACAAAATTTTGAGTATGGTGTTAGAACACCACTTGTCTTCACAGCTTCCGACCATCGATCATACCTGGTCAAGCAGACGGTCCATAAACGACTGCAACAGGTTTGTGAGCGGGCCAAGATTGAACAAATTTCAATTCATAAGCTACGACATACTCACTGTGTGATGGAAATAGACTCTGGAGCAGATTGGGAATACGTCAGAAAGCGGCTCGGGCACAAGAACGTCACGGTCACAATGAACGTCTATCACCACTGTTCCAATCACATCGCAAAGGCCAGTTTTTCAAAATATAATGAGTTTATGGGGCAAATTTGGGGCAAATCGCCCGTTAATCTTTAA
- a CDS encoding competence type IV pilus minor pilin ComGG: MKVHHKQDGFILPLTMIFSLMALALVLHAILLLNSNRSFFQSVYSDFQLRQLRENTLAEIDRSIQEKTLPESGSIVYDIGTATFKKYETVNGLEVKFTVNVGKNAETDKIVYDQSNKEMIGWQERIDP, encoded by the coding sequence ATGAAAGTGCACCATAAACAGGATGGATTTATCCTCCCTCTGACTATGATTTTTTCACTGATGGCCCTGGCCTTGGTTTTGCATGCAATCCTGCTTTTGAACAGTAACCGCAGTTTTTTCCAGTCCGTGTACTCTGACTTTCAGCTTCGGCAGCTGCGTGAGAACACACTTGCAGAGATCGATCGGTCTATTCAGGAAAAAACATTGCCGGAAAGCGGCAGCATCGTATATGATATAGGAACAGCAACCTTCAAAAAATACGAGACAGTGAACGGGCTAGAGGTAAAGTTCACGGTAAATGTCGGGAAGAACGCGGAAACCGATAAGATTGTCTATGATCAAAGTAATAAAGAAATGATTGGCTGGCAGGAAAGGATCGATCCATGA
- a CDS encoding helix-turn-helix domain-containing protein: MTKYSNDFKVKIISEYLVGAGSTFLHHKYHIPGHDTVLKWMHQYQSNGSVGFKNREKRSEYASNFKLEVLKWMKENHSSLNETANHFNISTSSTIYQWDRRFQARGLDGLRTKRGRPPMGKRKKSDPTNQVKRNKKVEEPFESDQQRLKDLEKENKLLRIENEYLKKLEALVRQREQHERNKRK, translated from the coding sequence GTGACAAAGTACTCTAATGATTTTAAAGTGAAAATTATTAGTGAGTATCTGGTCGGGGCAGGCAGCACTTTTCTACACCATAAATATCATATACCAGGACATGACACTGTCCTGAAATGGATGCATCAATATCAATCGAATGGTTCTGTAGGATTCAAAAATCGTGAAAAACGGTCGGAGTACGCCAGCAATTTCAAACTGGAAGTATTAAAGTGGATGAAGGAGAACCATTCATCTCTTAATGAAACCGCCAACCACTTTAATATCTCTACATCCTCTACGATCTATCAGTGGGATCGACGGTTTCAAGCAAGGGGATTGGATGGATTGAGAACAAAGCGAGGGCGTCCACCCATGGGGAAACGAAAGAAATCAGATCCTACAAATCAAGTTAAGAGAAATAAAAAAGTGGAAGAACCATTTGAATCAGATCAACAACGACTTAAGGATCTGGAGAAAGAAAACAAATTACTCCGGATCGAGAATGAGTATTTAAAAAAATTAGAGGCCTTAGTTCGTCAGAGAGAGCAACACGAACGGAACAAGCGCAAGTAG
- a CDS encoding type II secretion system protein produces the protein MKKRIGDHGIFLTEVMVSICTLTLVILITIPVLTHVYQERMILQKKNEAVRLLRYHLMQWKADTLAFPENQVDRAFSLNWEKKTDHSAVLSVSWSDGKHRFIVRSEARK, from the coding sequence TTGAAAAAGCGAATTGGTGATCATGGAATCTTTCTGACGGAAGTCATGGTGTCCATCTGCACGCTCACGCTTGTTATTCTCATCACTATTCCTGTTCTAACCCATGTTTATCAGGAAAGGATGATTCTACAGAAAAAAAATGAAGCGGTTCGTCTCCTCCGCTATCACCTGATGCAGTGGAAAGCAGATACTCTGGCTTTTCCCGAAAATCAGGTGGATCGGGCGTTCTCTCTGAACTGGGAGAAAAAAACAGATCATTCCGCTGTTCTTTCTGTCAGTTGGTCAGATGGGAAACATCGCTTTATCGTGCGCAGCGAGGCCCGAAAATGA
- the tnpA gene encoding IS200/IS605 family transposase: protein MQYLKGRSSRLLQDEFSELKKRYWGQHLWSRGYFCATVGNVTEEIIRNYIANQSNKVKDDIFKIDD from the coding sequence ATGCAGTATCTGAAAGGACGCTCATCCAGATTGCTTCAGGATGAGTTTTCAGAACTAAAAAAACGGTATTGGGGCCAGCACCTATGGTCCAGAGGTTATTTCTGTGCGACGGTCGGTAACGTGACGGAAGAAATCATCCGAAATTACATTGCGAATCAGTCAAATAAAGTCAAGGACGACATTTTCAAGATTGACGACTGA
- a CDS encoding IS3 family transposase yields MRGLSSSERATRTEQAQVVTELRQHDSLSDILRVVKLPKSVYYYELHRPQAEGDDPVTSEIKAIKQDHPDYGYRRVFLALKNNQHVTVNHKKVQRIMEAEGLQSTFYTKRMRKYNSYKGTVGKIAKNRLRRRFITDRPFQKLVADVSEFRWGRKTTRERLYLEPVLDLYSDEILSFAISDHPTVAFALKPLHEALEHLPEHHYRTYVHTDQGFQYQNEAWCRELKSHRVYQSMSRKATCLDNAQMESFFHIMKAETVHSHDYQTREELKRAMREWIKYYNRSRIKEKLGGLSPIDYRISTTEQTA; encoded by the coding sequence ATTAGAGGCCTTAGTTCGTCAGAGAGAGCAACACGAACGGAACAAGCGCAAGTAGTTACTGAGCTGAGGCAGCACGACTCTCTGAGTGATATTCTTCGAGTGGTGAAACTGCCTAAGAGCGTGTATTATTATGAGCTTCACCGCCCACAGGCAGAGGGGGATGACCCGGTAACCTCGGAAATAAAAGCAATCAAGCAGGACCATCCAGATTACGGTTATCGTCGTGTCTTCTTAGCTCTGAAAAATAATCAGCACGTGACTGTAAATCATAAGAAAGTGCAGCGCATTATGGAAGCCGAAGGTCTCCAGTCAACCTTCTATACCAAACGGATGCGTAAATACAACTCGTACAAGGGGACCGTTGGGAAAATCGCTAAGAATCGGCTCCGCCGCCGCTTCATAACCGACCGTCCATTCCAGAAACTGGTGGCGGACGTCTCTGAATTTCGTTGGGGCCGCAAAACGACGAGAGAACGCCTTTATCTTGAACCTGTGCTGGATCTCTATTCCGACGAAATCCTATCCTTTGCGATCAGTGACCATCCAACTGTCGCTTTTGCGCTCAAACCGCTTCATGAGGCCCTGGAGCATCTTCCTGAGCATCACTATCGTACCTATGTGCACACAGATCAGGGGTTCCAATACCAGAATGAGGCGTGGTGCAGAGAACTTAAATCGCATCGGGTCTATCAGAGTATGTCTCGGAAGGCCACCTGTTTAGATAATGCCCAGATGGAAAGCTTCTTTCACATCATGAAGGCTGAAACAGTCCATTCTCATGATTATCAGACTCGGGAAGAACTTAAACGGGCCATGCGTGAATGGATTAAGTACTATAATAGATCCAGAATCAAAGAAAAACTCGGGGGTCTAAGTCCGATTGATTATCGGATTTCGACTACCGAGCAAACAGCTTAA
- the tnpA gene encoding IS200/IS605 family transposase: protein MDGYQKSGHAVYDIKYHVIWVTKYRYQVLRGPIAVRLRELIRQGCEARGVTILQGSVGKEHVHLLISCPPSLAPSKIMQYLKGRSSRLLQDEFSELKKRYWGQHLWSRGYXSI from the coding sequence ATGGACGGTTATCAGAAAAGTGGTCATGCAGTCTACGATATCAAGTATCATGTGATCTGGGTGACCAAATACCGATATCAGGTGCTGCGAGGTCCAATCGCTGTTCGATTGCGTGAGTTGATCCGGCAGGGATGTGAGGCCAGGGGAGTCACAATCCTGCAGGGGAGCGTAGGCAAGGAACATGTCCATTTGCTGATTTCTTGTCCACCCAGCCTAGCGCCGAGTAAAATCATGCAGTATCTGAAAGGACGCTCATCCAGATTGCTTCAGGATGAGTTTTCAGAACTAAAAAAACGGTATTGGGGCCAGCACCTATGGTCCAGAGGTTATTTNTCCATTTGA
- a CDS encoding superoxide dismutase: MTTLAGYKLPELPYAYDALEPFIDKQTMRIHHDRHHATYVANLNAALESYPQLSEKPIDVLLSDLSGVPESKLVTIRNNGGGHANHSLFWQILSPEGGGSPSGAIAEAIDRTFGSFSSFKQSFTESAMNRFGSGWAWLVVSGSLLEVMSTPNQDSPLFEGKLPLLGIDVWEHAYYLKYENRRADYVKAFFNLINWETVNRKWLSIGRH; this comes from the coding sequence ATGACGACTTTAGCCGGTTATAAGCTTCCTGAACTCCCCTATGCCTATGATGCTTTAGAGCCCTTTATCGATAAACAGACCATGCGCATTCATCATGACAGGCATCATGCGACATATGTTGCGAATCTTAATGCCGCGCTTGAAAGTTATCCTCAGCTTTCCGAAAAGCCGATTGACGTGCTCCTTAGCGATCTGTCTGGTGTTCCCGAGTCAAAATTAGTCACCATTCGGAATAACGGCGGAGGGCACGCCAACCACTCGCTTTTCTGGCAGATTCTCTCCCCCGAGGGAGGCGGTTCACCCAGCGGAGCGATCGCCGAAGCAATTGACCGGACGTTCGGCAGCTTTTCATCGTTTAAGCAGAGCTTTACAGAATCGGCAATGAACAGGTTTGGCTCCGGGTGGGCGTGGCTGGTTGTCAGCGGATCGCTGCTTGAAGTGATGAGCACGCCCAATCAGGATTCGCCGCTTTTTGAGGGCAAACTGCCTCTATTGGGCATTGATGTTTGGGAACATGCCTACTATCTTAAGTACGAGAACCGACGTGCTGATTATGTTAAGGCCTTCTTCAACTTGATTAACTGGGAAACTGTCAATCGGAAGTGGCTCTCAATAGGCCGGCATTAA
- a CDS encoding YqzE family protein, with translation MKSDEYVKFLTEQLVRYMETPREERRNNRLKQKEARPPFRNQLFGQIPDAIENYVTQFRNLLRKKQK, from the coding sequence ATGAAGTCCGATGAGTATGTGAAGTTTCTTACTGAACAACTGGTCCGTTATATGGAAACACCGAGGGAGGAGCGAAGGAATAACCGGCTTAAGCAAAAAGAAGCCCGTCCCCCCTTCCGTAATCAGCTCTTTGGTCAAATACCTGATGCAATTGAAAACTACGTGACACAGTTTAGAAATCTGTTACGCAAAAAGCAAAAATAA
- a CDS encoding class I SAM-dependent methyltransferase, producing the protein MDHNRYINFLAKLSVDSAHPGGRRLSDGLIRDALIHADDHVLDVGCGTGATAALLAEETGAAVTGIDLHPKMVERALERAAQSKHAFRVLKGSVESLPFEDASFDWIVSESVTAFTDIKKSVPEYYRVLRPGKRLAAIEMTIEQPLPEQDSEVIKKLYGVPELYTVEDWRNIWKEAGFTQVEVLKESDFSLNPGQDELPTYNLTGDLDEEAFEVWLDHMQALQIYKNVLSYRIYRVTKPVTEA; encoded by the coding sequence GTGGATCATAATCGGTATATTAATTTTTTGGCGAAATTGTCGGTAGACAGTGCCCATCCGGGTGGAAGAAGATTGTCAGACGGTTTAATACGTGATGCATTGATACACGCGGATGACCATGTCCTGGATGTCGGGTGCGGCACCGGAGCAACTGCGGCGCTTCTCGCTGAAGAGACCGGCGCAGCTGTTACGGGGATTGATTTGCACCCGAAAATGGTCGAACGGGCGCTAGAAAGAGCTGCGCAGTCCAAACACGCTTTCCGGGTTCTAAAGGGCTCGGTGGAAAGCCTTCCTTTTGAAGATGCATCGTTTGACTGGATCGTTTCCGAATCTGTTACTGCTTTTACAGACATAAAAAAATCTGTACCGGAATATTACCGGGTGCTCCGCCCGGGGAAAAGGCTGGCCGCCATAGAAATGACGATTGAACAGCCACTTCCTGAACAGGACAGCGAAGTAATCAAAAAATTGTATGGCGTCCCTGAGCTTTATACCGTGGAAGATTGGCGCAACATCTGGAAAGAAGCAGGCTTTACTCAGGTTGAAGTCCTGAAAGAAAGCGACTTTTCATTGAATCCGGGCCAGGACGAACTGCCTACCTATAATCTGACAGGGGATTTGGACGAAGAAGCATTTGAAGTCTGGCTTGATCATATGCAGGCCTTGCAAATTTATAAAAATGTTCTCTCTTATCGTATTTATCGAGTAACAAAACCGGTTACTGAAGCATAA
- a CDS encoding ROK family glucokinase has protein sequence MSEIMNIGVDLGGTTIKMALIDDSGKMVDKWAIATNTIDNGSHIADDISASVVKKLQQFNLDRSEVRGIGMGAPGFIDMETGFVYKAVNIGWENYPLKDELEKSTGLPVIIENDANMAALGEMWQGAGQGAENLICVTLGTGVGGGIICDGDILHGVSGMAGEIGHMTVIPKDGSPCNCGKTGCLETVSSATGIRRLALEALDYNDSDSILRDIFEQKGDITAEDVFNCTAKGDPLSSAVAEKAAYYLGYALGAISIVINPEKIVIGGGVSHAGATLLEPLTKYFKKYSLPRVFDACTIDIAQLGNDAGVIGGAWLSKTKIKQVHTA, from the coding sequence ATGTCTGAAATCATGAATATCGGTGTCGATTTAGGGGGAACCACCATTAAGATGGCCTTGATCGATGATTCCGGAAAGATGGTTGATAAATGGGCAATTGCGACAAACACTATCGATAATGGAAGTCATATTGCAGATGACATCAGCGCGAGTGTCGTTAAAAAGTTGCAGCAGTTCAATCTCGATCGCTCGGAAGTTAGAGGAATAGGCATGGGTGCACCGGGTTTTATTGATATGGAAACAGGCTTTGTCTATAAAGCAGTCAACATTGGATGGGAAAACTATCCATTGAAAGATGAACTGGAAAAATCAACCGGTCTTCCGGTTATTATTGAAAATGATGCCAACATGGCTGCGCTTGGTGAAATGTGGCAGGGTGCGGGTCAGGGTGCAGAAAACCTGATTTGTGTGACACTGGGCACCGGCGTTGGCGGCGGCATTATTTGTGACGGCGACATTCTTCACGGAGTCAGCGGCATGGCCGGAGAGATAGGGCACATGACGGTTATCCCGAAAGACGGTTCCCCGTGCAATTGCGGTAAAACAGGCTGTCTTGAAACAGTTTCTTCAGCTACAGGTATTCGCCGTCTGGCTCTGGAAGCGCTGGACTATAATGATTCGGACAGCATTCTGAGAGATATATTTGAGCAGAAGGGTGATATTACGGCGGAAGATGTTTTTAACTGTACGGCAAAGGGAGATCCGCTGTCATCGGCCGTAGCAGAGAAGGCGGCGTATTATCTTGGCTACGCGCTCGGTGCCATATCGATTGTCATTAATCCGGAAAAAATTGTCATTGGCGGAGGGGTGTCACATGCCGGAGCAACACTTCTTGAACCTTTAACCAAGTATTTCAAGAAATATTCGCTGCCCAGAGTCTTTGACGCCTGCACGATTGATATCGCTCAGCTGGGCAATGACGCCGGTGTGATCGGTGGGGCATGGCTTTCGAAAACAAAAATAAAGCAAGTGCATACAGCCTGA
- a CDS encoding YjcZ family sporulation protein, whose protein sequence is MIQPRQCFALIVVLFIPLIIIGSAFCY, encoded by the coding sequence TTGATCCAGCCACGGCAGTGTTTTGCGCTGATTGTTGTTCTTTTCATTCCGCTGATCATCATCGGCTCAGCGTTCTGCTACTAA